A window of the Halichoerus grypus chromosome 2, mHalGry1.hap1.1, whole genome shotgun sequence genome harbors these coding sequences:
- the LOC118524611 gene encoding olfactory receptor 2T11: MSMKNITLSSDFILLGLLVNNKATGIVFAIIFAIFVVAVTANLVMIFLIQVDSHLHTPMYFLLSQLSIMDTLFICTTVPKLLVNMVSKEKTISFVGCGIQIFLYLTMIGSEFFLLGLMAYDRYVAVCNPLRYPVLMNRRVCLLLAAGAWFGGSLDGFLLTSITMNVPYCGSRSINHFFCEIPAVFRLACADTSLYETLMYICCVLMLLIPISIISTSYSLILLTVHRMHSAEGRKKAFTTCSSHLTVVSIFYGAAFYTYVLPQSFHTPEQDKVVSAFYTIVTPMLNPLIYSLRNKDVMGAFKKVFSQYSSAQKVSTSDA; encoded by the coding sequence ATGTCAATGAAGAATATAACTTTATCCTCTGACTTTATCCTCCTGGGGCTTCTGGTGAACAATAAAGCTACAGGGATTGtctttgctattatttttgctatttttgtggTGGCTGTAACTGCAAATTTGGTCATGATATTCTTGATTCAGGTGGACTCCCATCTCCATACTCCTATGTATTTCCTGCTTAGTCAGCTGTCTATCATGGACACCCTTTTCATTTGTACAACTGTCCCAAAACTTCTGGTCAACATGGTTTCTAAAGAGAAGACCATTTCCTTTGTAGGTTGTGGCATCCAGATCTTCCTCTACTTGACCATGATTGGCTCAGAGTTCTTCCTCTTGGGCCTCATGGCCTATGACCGCTATGTGGCTGTCTGTAACCCTCTTAGGTATCCAGTCCTGATGAACCGCAGGGTGTGTCTCCTGCTGGCTGCTGGTGCCTGGTTTGGTGGGTCCCTGGATGGCTTTCTGCTCACCTCCATCACCATGAATGTCCCCTACTGTGGCTCCCGAAGTATCAACCATTTTTTCTGTGAGATCCCTGCAGTTTTCAGACTAGCCTGTGCTGACACATCCTTGTATGAAACCCTAATGTACATCTGTTGTGTACTCATGTTGCTCATCCCTATCTCTATCATCTCAACCTCCTATTCTCTCATCTTGTTAACTGTCCACCGAATGCACTCTGCTGAAGGCCGGAAGAAAGCCTTTACCACTTGTTCTTCCCACTTGACTGTAGTCAGCATTTTCTATGGGGCTGCCTTCTACACTTATGTTCTGCCCCAGTCTTTTCACACTCCTGAGCAGGACAAGGTAGTGTCAGCCTTCTATACCATTGTCACACCCATGCTCAATCCTCTTATCTACAGCCTCAGAAACAAGGATGTCATGGGAgcatttaaaaaggtattttcacAATACTCATCTGCTCAGAAAGTATCCACAAGTGATGCTTAA